A genomic window from Micromonospora ferruginea includes:
- a CDS encoding antibiotic biosynthesis monooxygenase family protein, protein MAVVKINAIDVPPGAGEELEKRFAARAGAVENSPGFLGFELLRPVAGETRYFVYTRWETEEAYQAWAQGPSRAAHAAGGGEPRQPVATGATLLEFEVALQIPTSPS, encoded by the coding sequence ATGGCAGTCGTGAAGATCAACGCGATCGACGTCCCGCCCGGCGCCGGCGAGGAGCTGGAGAAGCGGTTCGCGGCCCGGGCCGGCGCGGTGGAGAACTCCCCCGGTTTCCTCGGCTTCGAGCTGCTGCGCCCGGTCGCCGGCGAGACCCGCTACTTCGTCTACACCCGCTGGGAGACGGAGGAGGCCTACCAGGCCTGGGCGCAGGGCCCCTCCCGCGCCGCACACGCCGCCGGCGGCGGCGAGCCCCGCCAGCCGGTGGCCACCGGCGCCACCCTCCTGGAGTTCGAGGTAGCCCTCCAGATCCCCACCTCCCCTTCCTGA